The window TGTTCCTCCTTTTATTATGTTTGTTTTAAGAATAAATGTAggtttttttatattgaatttaatCTTTGCATGCAGCCAAATCAAGTGCTATTAGTCTCTTATAATAGTACTTAGTTGGATTCTCGTCTAAcccattttttatcttttctcttgGTGCCGAATTTTTTTACTTCCATCTTTCCAGTTTTACATCTCAATATGACTTTCGTGTATAgtaaatattgttttttttttttatcacattgTTCATTTTTGTGAAAAGCTGTTTAATTATAATGCTTGAATAGACAAATATAATAACTTGCACAAATTCCTCTGTTTCCACTCTAATCTCCCGGGAGATAGCATAGCAATAGTGAAAGCAACTGCTGATTACACGATGAATAAGGTAACAAATTGTTATTATTTaagcaattaattttttttacgagtAATTACCCAAACCAGTCAAGTATTTATTAGAAAAAGAATATTAGTATTTTGGTCTCTTGGAATCTTTATAGCACGGGGCTTACCGGAAGCATCCCAAAAAAATTGGTACTCTCACTAAGCTTTTTTATCTTGATCTGTCCCATAATAATCTTCATGGTAAGCATCTTCCAACACTTTCAAATCTCACTCAACTTAAAGCACATTGATATTTCTTTCAATTTACTTAATGACaccattccttcttcttttggtCAATCACAGAATGAACTCTGTCTTCCTTTAACTCAGTTGCAATTGCTGTACATAGAACTCAATCAAATTAATGGTTCTATTCCTTCACATTTTATAAATTTGCATAATCTAATGGTTTTAGATCTTTCTCATAATAAATTGTCCGGTGTTATTCCTGCACAACTTTTTCTACTTGCCAACTTGCATTCTTTACTTCTCTCATCAAATCAATTGTTTGGTACAATACCATAAACACAAGTATTTTATATTTGGATCTCTCTCACAACAAGCTAATAGGATCTCCTCCATCGGAAATGTTTGGTagccaaagaaaatcagccaaaaacagccataacttaccttatttagcattcattaattgtggcgacaattaatgaatgctaaataaggcaagttctggCTGTTTTTTTTGTCTCCCTAACATTACCCCTCTTCCATTTCCTATTGATTTTTGTTCCTCAGCATTAGTAATACTAGACTTAAAAGCTACAACTTGTTGAATGGAAGCATTACTTCCCAAGCTGGTTGTGTTGTTAACCTCAACCTTAGTCATAATTTGCTTCACCGTGAGGTCCCAGTTATGGTTGGAGAGAATTCTATATTAGATACGTTGGATCTTAGTTATAACAACTTCACAGGTGTATTGCACAAGGTACTTGCTGCAATATGGCATATAAACCTTTGATACAATTCCTTTAACTTTTCTCAAGAAGTTGGCATGAAGTCAGAGTTACCTGACTATTGTTCTTTTAAAGAAGATTCCTTAATTGGTTGCAATACACCAGACTTCAGATCTTGCCATTCTGTCTCACAAACTAGTAAAATTAAGCACCTCATCATAATTGCTGTCCCGGTCACCTGCAACATTCTTATATTCACAATTCTAGCAATATTGCTTTTCGCAAGACGCACCAAAAGTAAGAAACTCGAGAAAAGAACGGCAAAAAACGGAGACTTGTTTTTTATATGGAACTATGATGGGAAAATTGCTTTTGAAGATATCATTGAAGCAACACAGGACTTTGATATCAGATACTGCATAGGAACTGGTGGATATGGCAGTGTGTATAGAGCACAACTTCCAAGTGGCAAAGTTGTTGCATTGAAGAAACTTCATCAATTGGAGTCTCAAAATCCTTCTTTTGAAAAGAGTTTCCGCAATGAGGTCAAGATGTTAACACAAATCATCCATAGAAACATTGTCAAGCTTCAGGGATTTTGTCTTCATAATCGTGTATGTTCCTAATTTATGAATACACGGAAAGAGGAAGCTTACTTTATGCCTTGAGAATGGATGATGAAGCTGAGGAGCTAAGTTGGAGCCAAAAAGTGAATATCGTTAGTGGAACAGCTAATAATTTAGAGATGTAACAAGCAACAACATTTTGTTGAACTCAGAGTTGCATGCTGTTGTCTCAGACTTTGGCGCAGCTAGACTTCTTGATCCTGATTCTTCAAACCAAACCTTGCAAGTTGGAACATATGGATATCTTGCACCAGGTGAAGTTATTGCTTTacagaaaaaaaattgtaaaatgttTTGATACTTTAATTAATGCATAATTAAATTTGAGAAATTAGATTTGTTGACAATTTTCAAGGTCTATTGCACAGAATTGGCCTACACGTTGACTTGACAGAAAAATGTGATGTACACAGTTTTGGAGTGGTGGCATTGGAAACATTAATGGGAAGACACCCAGGAGATCTAATCTTGTCTTTGTTCGAATCTTCTAGCAAAAACATAATAGTAAAAGATCTCTTGGACTCACGCATCTGTTTACAATTATGTCAAAAAGACATTCAAGCTATAGTTCAGGTGGTAACGTTGGCATTGGCATGCTCGCGCTCTAATCCAAAGTCAAGACCAACAATGCAGCAAGTGGCTCATCAACTTTCTAATTTCAAACAATCATCACTGATTTTGCTTTTGTCTGAAATCACAGTCCAACTGTTGATAGCTTAGAAATGTACACTATTATTTTCAGTTCAGTATGGGCTATTGCTTGAGCTATGCTCAATCAGGAAAAAGTTTGTTCCTCGCATTGCTGCAACTGGTGTTCATTTGGATAACTGCCTTAGTTATTTTGGCTCTTCTTAATTTGCTTGAGTCATGTTATCCTGATTCCAACAAAGTACCTGTTAattgtttttgagtttttatatttCATGTCATGTTTCCATTTTCTctgtttctttttcaactcttctaGTTTTAGATCTTCTTGTTTAATTCTTTAATAGTTGTGAACAATATATTTTGATTGTTTAGGAGTGGTGTTTGGTTTTTTAGTGTTGAAAATGGTAATAATAGAGGTAGGAAGGGCAAGCATTTTATTCCCAAATCACTCTCTCTTGTCTCTTCATCTGAAATTCTAATTGATGTCTCAAAAAGGAATGGAAAGAGAGTTGCATTCTTATATTTCAGGCCATATATAGCAGTTATAAATGGACTTAAACTAAGCTCAGTTACTAAAATGGAGTTAGTTACAAGCAGGGAATAGTATAAATATGACTGAGTAGGAAAATTGATTGTCTCCCTTTTCTACTtctaatttgattaaatatttttcattcatCCTTCATCACACTCATGTTTCCATACTCAACCATAAACACAGTTTCCACACTCAATTTCCATTATACTACATCATAAAGACACAGATGTACATATTCAAACAGATTCCATGATATTTCATTCTAGATTCTTGTGCTTCATTCCTTACCTATATTACAACACTATATAAATTGTATATACATCATTCTGTTATTGGTTTTCGTGCAATACCAGTCCAATGTAGCATGAAAATGCAGGGATCTTTGGTTAGGCTCTACATTTATTTTGAGTGAGGTGAGAGAGTTTGAGTAAGAGaaggtgagagagaagagaagatattttgacGAGGGAAGAGAATGAATTGGCCAATCAACACTGCCACATTAAATGAGTGTATATACATATAGTTGGTAAGGCTTTAACAGAATAACTAACTTTATATTCCCTGCGTAACAGCCTAACTAACTCCACAACTAACTATACTTACCTATATCCCTTACACCACGAACTCGGTCAAAGACCAAATTTTAAGTGAAAGCATTTGAAGTGTGTTTGTAACGCAAAAGTTCTTTACGTATGTTGAAATTAAACTCTTATATTATACTTATAAAAAGTATAAAACAATGGAGTTCGTCTGATTAATTATAATTTCAGACATTCAACTTGAGAGATAAACTGGAGAGTGAGAGTTTGAGGTGGTAGATGATAGTTGAAGAatgttgttaattaattaattatttagcaATTCTGCAGAAAAGCTTATCTCAACTTTGATGCTAAATCACAATCAATCTATCTATTTTGTATTTATGAGTGGaccctatttttttaattacactTTGTTATTTACGGATAATGCATTGAAATGAATAATGAAGAGGATCctgcaccatatatatatatgggcATAGTGCACAAACCACAAAGTCAAGTAGCTAACTAGTGCCCGTTTGACGCGTTCATTATGATTCCACAAGAACCAATACTGTCACTAGCTTGTTTATGGAATATAGTGTAATCTCTTTGGATCTGATCAAAGCTTCCAAAGTTGAAAGTGAAAGTGAATGCATAATTTTCCACATTGAAGCCTTGTTTGTGCATGCTTGGCAAATTGGCAATGACATATAAACATACACACTCTCACTTAATTTTTCCACATTGAAGCCTTGTTTGATTTCTTCtaatttgaaaacaaaagaatacaTATAATGCTGAGAAAGTGTAGTAGTAACTTTGCTTTGCTTATTATAGCAGTGATGCTTCtgttttccaccacaacctcttATGTAATACTCCCTCCCAACAAAACCGCTATGGCACCGGCTTTGTCTTCCTTCAATAATTCAGAGAGACAGGCTTTAATACAGAGTGGTTGGTGGAGTTATTACCACAATCTCTCAAACTCAAATCATTGCTATTGGATTGGCATCTACTGTAAAACAGCAGGAAGTGTTTCAGAGATTGATGGATGGGAATTGGATATTAATTCCAAATTTTTGCTTCTACAGAACTTGAATCTCACCGCCTTTTCGAATTTGGTCTCTTTGAATCTTCATGGAATGGGACTTTCTGGAAGCATCCCAAAAGAAATTGGTACCCTTACAAAGCTTGCTGGTCTTGATCTATCCAATAATAATCTTCATAGTGAGTTACCTTCAACACTTTCAAACCTCACTCAACTTGTGGAATTAAATGTTTCTTTCAATTCTCTTAGTGGCATCATTCCTTCTACTTTGGGTCTATTGGATGAATTGGAATACCTCACTCTCACTTCAAACCAAATTGAAGGTTCCATACCACTAGAACTTGGGAAGgtgaatttgaaatatctcaaCCTTGAATCAAATCAAATTGGAGGTTCTATACCAGCACAAATAGGGAATTTAACAAGCTTATTCGCACTATATCTTTCCAATAACTCCTTTTCTGGTTCAATCCCCTTTCAAATAGGAGCTTTAACTCAGTTGCAAGAGTTGTACATAGGGTTCAATCAGATTAATGGTTCTATTCCCTCACAATTTAAAAACTTGTCTAATCTACAAGTTTTAGATCTTTCTTATAACAAGTTGTCTGGTGTTATTCCTCCACAACTTTTTCTACTTGCCAGCTTGAATTCTTTACTTCTCTCATCAAATCAATTGTTTGGTTCAATTCCATCAAATATTGCTAACACAAATATTTCATATCTTAATCTCTCTCACAACAAGCTAACAGGGCCTATTCCATTTCCTATCCATACTTGTTCTTCCCATTTGACACTAGATTTAAGTTACAACTTGTTGAATGGAAACATAGTTTCTCAAACTGGTTGTGTTGTTAATCTGAACCTTAGTCATAATTCTCTCAGTGGTGACATCCCATCTACCTTTAGTGTGAATTCAATGATGGAGAGTTTGGATCTCAGTTATAATAATTTCACAGGTAAACTGCACAAGGAACTTGCTAATCTCGAATACATAAACCTTTCATACAATTCTCTTGACTTTTCTCAAGACACTGATTATTGTTACTTTCAACAAGAGTCATTAATCGGTTGCAACACACCAAACTTCGCATCCTGCCATTTTACCCCAAAAACCATGCTTCCACATACCAGTAAAACTAAGCACCTCCTTGTAATAGCTCTTCCTGTCACATTCATCATTCTTTTCACAATTCTGGCATCACTGTTGTGGGCAAGACGTACGAAAAGTAGAAAAattgaggtggaaagaacatcAAAGAATGGAGACTTGTTTTCTATATGGAACTATGATGGGAAAATTGCATTTGAAGATATCATTGAAGCAACACAGGACTTTGATATCAGATATTGCATAGGAACTGGTGCATATGGTAGTGTATATAGAGCACAACTTCCAAGTGGCAAAGTTGTTGCAGTGAAGAAACTTCACCAAAGGGAGTCACAGAATCCTTCTTTTGACAAGAGCTTTCGCAACGAGGTAAAGATGTTAACAGAAATCCGCCATAGAAACATTGTCAAGCTCCACGGATTTTGTCTTCATAGTCAGTGTATGTTTCTAATTTATGAATACATGGAAAGGGGAAGCTTATTTTATGCCTTGAGAATTAATGATGAAGCTGAGGAGCTAACTTGGAGCCATAGGGTGAATATACTTAGTGGAGCTGCTAATGCTTTGTCTTACATGCATCATGATTGTTCCCCACCAATAGTTCACAGAGATGTAACAAGCAACAACATTTTGTTGAACTCAGAGTTGCATGCTGTTGTCTCTGACTTTGGCACCGCTAGAGTTCTTGATCCAGATTCTTCAAACCAAACCTTGAAAGTTGGAACATATGGATATCTTGCTCCAGGTGAagttatttcttaaaaaaaaaaaaaagaattgtaaAATGTTTTGATCTTTACTTAATGATTCTTTAATTAATGCGTAATTACATATGAGAAATCAGATCTGTTGACAATTTCC is drawn from Arachis hypogaea cultivar Tifrunner chromosome 12, arahy.Tifrunner.gnm2.J5K5, whole genome shotgun sequence and contains these coding sequences:
- the LOC112728243 gene encoding uncharacterized protein; translation: MLRKCSSNFALLIIAVMLLFSTTTSYVILPPNKTAMAPALSSFNNSERQALIQSGWWSYYHNLSNSNHCYWIGIYCKTAGSVSEIDGWELDINSKFLLLQNLNLTAFSNLVSLNLHGMGLSGSIPKEIGTLTKLAGLDLSNNNLHSELPSTLSNLTQLVELNVSFNSLSGIIPSTLGLLDELEYLTLTSNQIEGSIPLELGKVNLKYLNLESNQIGGSIPAQIGNLTSLFALYLSNNSFSGSIPFQIGALTQLQELYIGFNQINGSIPSQFKNLSNLQVLDLSYNKLSGVIPPQLFLLASLNSLLLSSNQLFGSIPSNIANTNISYLNLSHNKLTGPIPFPIHTCSSHLTLDLSYNLLNGNIVSQTGCVVNLNLSHNSLSGDIPSTFSVNSMMESLDLSYNNFTGKLHKELANLEYINLSYNSLDFSQDTDYCYFQQESLIGCNTPNFASCHFTPKTMLPHTSKTKHLLVIALPVTFIILFTILASLLWARRTKSRKIEVERTSKNGDLFSIWNYDGKIAFEDIIEATQDFDIRYCIGTGAYGSVYRAQLPSGKVVAVKKLHQRESQNPSFDKSFRNEVKMLTEIRHRNIVKLHGFCLHSQCMFLIYEYMERGSLFYALRINDEAEELTWSHRVNILSGAANALSYMHHDCSPPIVHRDVTSNNILLNSELHAVVSDFGTARVLDPDSSNQTLKVGTYGYLAPELAYTLSVTEKCDVYSFGVVALETIMGRHPGDLILSLFNSSNKNIMVKDLLDSRISLPLCQKDAQAIVQVVTLALTCLRSNPKSRPSMQQVAHELSNFKQSSLSLPLSEITVHQLIA